From Loxodonta africana isolate mLoxAfr1 chromosome 2, mLoxAfr1.hap2, whole genome shotgun sequence, the proteins below share one genomic window:
- the PCDH12 gene encoding protocadherin-12: MMQLLQLLLGLWGPGGYLFLSGECQEVATLTVKYQVSEEVPSGTVIGKLSQELGWKERHELEVAAFQVLQLPQVLPIQVDAEDGLLSTGRRLDREQLCRQRDPCLVSFDVLATEDLTLIHVEIQVLDINDHQPQFPKGEQELEISESASLHTRIPLDRAVDPDTGPNTLHSYTLSPSEHFALDVIVGPDETKYAELVVVKELDREIHSFFDLVLTAYDSGDPPKSGTSLVKVNVLDSNDNSPVFAESSLALEIQEDAALGTLLIKLTATDPDQGPNGEVEFFLSKHVPPEVLETFSIDAKTGQVILRQTLDYEKNPAYEVDVQARDLGPNPIPAHCKVLIKVLDVNDNAPSIHVTWASQSPLVSETVPRDSFIALVMANDLDSGNNGLVHCWLSQELGHFRLKRTNGNTYMLLTNATLDREQWPKYTLTLLAQDQGLQPLSAKKQLSIQISDANDNAPVFEKSRYEISTRENNQPSLHLITVKAHDADLGINGKISYRIQDSPVSHLVAIDADTGEVTAQRTLDYEQMARFEFQVIAEDRGQPQLASSVSMCVSLLDANDNAPEVVQPVLSNGKASLSVLVNASTGYLLVPIETLNGVGPADADILPPATHSPPPFLLMTIVARDADSGANGELLYSIRRGNKACLFVLSPHLGQLFINVTNASSLIGSEWELEIVVEDRGSPSLQTQALLKVMFVTSVDHLRDLAHEPGTLSTSVLTVICLVVLVAIFGLILALVMSICRTEKKDNRAYNCREAESTYRHQPKRPQKHIQKTDIHLVPVLRGQVNEPGEVGQPHKDTGKEANMSEIWDPYLQAPFHLTPTLYRTLRNQGNLGELAESQEVLQDTVNLLFNHPRQRNASRENLNLPEPQPTMGQPCSRPLKATGSPTGRLPGDQDLGEAQLSPPASSATLRRKRNLNGKVAPEKESGPRQILRSLVRLSVAAFAERNPVEELTMDSPPVQQISQLLSLLHQGQFQPKPNHRGNKYLAKPSSGSRSAVLDTEGPGARVGGQAELDQEEGLLDPEEDLSVKQLLEEELSSLLDPHTGLALDRLSAPDPAWMARLSLSLTTNYRDNVCSPDAATSEEPRTFQTFGKAAGPELSPTGTRLASTFLSEMSSLLEMLLAQRSSVVPVEAASEVLRRLSVCGRTLSLDLATSGALGTETQEGPGGKKGAKGRTGSSSSSRGL, from the exons ATGATGCAACTTCTGCAGCTTCTGCTGGGGCTTTGGGGGCCAGGTGGCTATTTGTTCCTTTCAGGGGAATGTCAGGAGGTGGCCACTCTCACTGTGAAATACCAAGTATCAGAGGAAGTGCCATCTGGCACAGTGATAGGGAAGCTATCCCAGGAATTGGGCTGGAAGGAGAGGCATGAGCTGGAGGTAGCTGCCTTCCAGGTCTTGCAGCTGCCTCAAGTGCTCCCCATTCAGGTGGATGCTGAGGACGGCTTGCTCAGCACTGGGAGGCGGCTAGACAGAGAGCAGCTCTGCCGGCAGCGGGATCCCTGCCTGGTTTCCTTTGACGTGCTTGCCACAGAGGATTTGACTCTGATTCACGTTGAGATCCAGGTGCTGGACATCAATGACCACCAACCGCAGTTTCCCAAAGGTGAGCAGGAGCTGGAAATCTCTGAGAGTGCCTCTCTGCATACCCGGATCCCCCTGGACAGAGCTGTTGACCCAGACACTGGCCCCAACACACTGCACTCATACACTCTGTCTCCCAGCGAACACTTTGCCCTGGATGTCATCGTGGGGCCTGATGAGACTAAATATGCAGAACTCGTGGTGGTGAAGGAGCTGGACCGGGAAATCCACTCATTTTTTGATTTGGTGTTAACTGCCTATGACAGTGGGGACCCCCCTAAGTCAGGCACTAGCCTGGTCAAGGTCAATGTCCTGGACTCCAATGACAATAGCCCTGTGTTTGCTGAGAGCTCGCTGGCACTAGAAATCCAAGAAGATGCTGCCCTTGGTACTCTCCTCATAAAGTTGACTGCCACAGACCCTGACCAAGGCCCCAATGGGGAGGTGGAGTTTTTCCTCAGCAAGCACGTGCCTCCAGAAGTGCTAGAAACCTTCAGTATTGATGCTAAGACAGGCCAAGTCATTCTGCGTCAAACACTAGACTATGAGAAGAATCCTGCCTATGAGGTGGATGTCCAGGCGAGAGACCTAGGTCCCAATCCCATCCCAGCCCATTGCAAAGTTCTCATCAAGGTTCTGGACGTCAATGACAATGCCCCGAGCATCCATGTCACATGGGCCTCCCAGTCACCACTGGTGTCAGAAACTGTTCCCAGGGATAGTTTCATTGCTCTCGTCATGGCAAATGACTTGGACTCAGGAAATAATGGTCTGGTCCACTGTTGGCTGAGCCAAGAGCTGGGCCACTTCAGGCTGAAAAGGACCAATGGCAACACATATATGCTGCTAACCAATGCCACGCTGGACAGGGAGCAGTGGCCCAAGTATACTCtcactctgttagcccaagaccaaGGACTCCAGCCCTTATCAGCCAAGAAACAGCTCAGCATTCAAATCAGTGATGCCAATGATAACGCACCTGTGTTTGAGAAGAGCAGGTATGAGATCTCCACTAGGGAAAACAATCAACCCTCTCTTCACCTCATCACTGTCAAGGCTCATGATGCAGACTTGGGCATCAATGGAAAAATCTCATACCGCATCCAGGACTCCCCAGTTTCTCACTTGGTAGCTATTGATGCAGACACAGGAGAGGTCACTGCTCAGAGGACACTGGACTatgagcagatggccaggtttgAGTTCCAGGTGATTGCGGAGGATAGGGGGCAGCCCCAGCTTGCATCTAgtgtctccatgtgtgtcagcctCCTGGATGCCAACGATAATGCCCCAGAAGTGGTTCAGCCTGTGCTCAGCAATGGAAAAGCCAGCCTCTCAGTACTTGTAAATGCCTCCACGGGCTACCTTCTGGTGCCCATCGAGACTCTCAATGGCGTGGGTCCAGCAGATGCTGACATACTACCACCAGCCACCCACAGCCCCCCGCCATTCCTTTTGATGACCATTGTGGCAAGGGACGCAGACTCAGGGGCAAATGGAGAGCTCCTCTACAGCATTCGGAGGGGTAACAAAGCTTGCCTCTTTGTCCTCAGCCCCCACCTGGGGCAGCTGTTCATCAATGTCACCAATGCCAGTAGCCTCATTGGGAGTGAGTGGGAGCTGGAGATAGTGGTAGAGGACCGTGGCAGCCCCTCCTTGCAGACCCAAGCCCTGTTGAAGGTCATGTTTGTCACCAGCGTGGACCACCTGAGGGACTTGGCCCATGAGCCCGGGACCCTAAGCACATCCGTGCTGACGGTGATTTGCCTGGTTGTACTGGTGGCCATTTTCGGGTTGATCTTGGCTCTGGTCATGTCCATCTGCCGAACGGAGAAGAAGGACAACCGGGCCTACAACTGTCGGGAGGCTGAGTCCACTTACCGCCACCAGCCCAAGAGGCCCCAGAAACATATTCAGAAGACGGACATCCACCTTGTGCCTGTGCTCAGGGGCCAGGTGAATGAGCCTGGTGAAGTTGGACAGCCCCACAAGGACACAGGCAAGGAAGCGAATATGAGCGAAATCTGGGACCCCTACCTGCAGGCCCCCTTTCACCTCACTCCGACCTTGTACAGGACCCTGCGTAACCAAGGCAACCTGGGAGAACTAGCTGAGAGCCAGGAGGTGCTGCAGGACACAGTCAACCTCCTTTTTAACCACCCCAGGCAGAGGAATGCCTCCCGGGAGAACCTGAACCTTCCTGAGCCCCAGCCCACCATGGGCCAGCCATGCTCAAGGCCCCTGAAGGCTACAGGCAGCCCCACTGGGAGACTGCCTGGAGACCAGGATCTTGGGGAGGCTCAGCTAAGCCCACCAGCCTCCTCGGCAACCCTGAGGCGGAAGCGGAATCTCAATGGCAAAGTGGCTCCTGAGAAAGAGTCAGGCCCCCGTCAGATCCTGCGGAGCCTGGTCCGGCTGTCCGTGGCTGCCTTCGCAGAGCGGAACCCTGTGGAGGAGCTCACCATGGATTCTCCGCCTGTTCAG CAAATTTCCCAGCTGCTGTCCTTGCTGCATCAGGGCCAATTCCAGCCCAAACCAAACCACCGGGGAAATAAGTACTTGGCCAAGCCCAGCAGCGGCAGCAG GAGTGCAGTGCTAGACACGGAAGGCCCAGGTGCCAGGGTTGGTGGCCAGGCAGAACTAGACCAGGAAGAAGGGCTCTTGGACCCTGAAGAAGACCTGTCTGTAAAGCAGCTGCTAGAAGAAGAGCTGTCGAGCCTACTGGACCCCCACACAG GCCTGGCCCTGGACCGGCTGAGCGCCCCCGACCCGGCCTGGATGGCGAGGCTCTCTTTGTCCCTCACCACCAACTACCGCGACAACGTGTGTTCCCCAGACGCTGCGACCTCTGAGGAGCCTCGGACCTTCCAGACGTTCGGGAAGGCGGCGGGGCCCGAGCTGAGCCCTACGGGCACGCGGCTGGCCAGCACCTTCCTTTCCGAGATGAGCTCGCTGTTGGAGATGCTGCTGGCGCAGCGCTCCAGCGTGGTGCCCGTGGAGGCCGCCTCTGAGGTGCTGCGGCGGCTGTCGGTCTGCGGGAGGACCCTCAGTCTGGACCTGGCCACCAGCGGGGCGTTGGGCACGGAAACCCAGGAGGGCCCTGGTGGAAAGAAGGGGGCCAAGGGCAGGACCggcagcagtagcagcagcagggGCCTGTGA